One stretch of Paenibacillus sp. FSL R5-0341 DNA includes these proteins:
- a CDS encoding LuxR C-terminal-related transcriptional regulator: protein MPAITFASRHKESATRSHAAGTAPFDYLPKSSLDKLSKINHFLIHAFQNSISDIKENLTGTYLFLLTDTDGVLLSMDYSSDLEAVVEHSPIRPGMIFTAQSCGVNAISVTMNSNEPVCLLPEQHESPYFQSWHCYASPLTMGSQHFGYLDVSTINADMQGELIAIAKLIPAYMQNSYQSQQAAELSEKSAVEFTERQLTILEMIAEGLTVKAIALKLKIKECTVNHHKKVIFNKLGVQSSTEAVSIASRLSYL, encoded by the coding sequence ATGCCTGCCATTACATTTGCCTCACGGCACAAGGAGTCCGCAACTCGCTCGCATGCAGCAGGAACGGCTCCGTTCGACTATTTACCAAAATCCAGTCTGGATAAACTAAGCAAAATCAATCATTTCCTGATTCATGCTTTCCAGAACAGCATCTCGGATATCAAGGAAAATTTAACAGGCACCTATCTTTTTCTACTCACAGATACGGACGGTGTGTTACTTTCCATGGATTACAGTTCAGATCTTGAAGCTGTAGTCGAACATTCTCCCATTCGTCCAGGCATGATCTTCACCGCACAGAGCTGTGGAGTAAACGCCATATCTGTAACGATGAACAGCAACGAACCTGTATGTCTTCTACCCGAGCAGCATGAAAGTCCATATTTTCAAAGTTGGCATTGCTACGCCTCGCCTCTGACCATGGGATCGCAGCATTTCGGTTATTTGGATGTGTCCACCATTAACGCGGATATGCAGGGCGAACTGATTGCCATTGCCAAGCTGATTCCTGCTTATATGCAGAACAGCTACCAGAGTCAACAAGCTGCTGAACTTTCTGAGAAATCAGCGGTTGAGTTCACGGAGCGTCAGTTAACCATTCTGGAGATGATTGCGGAAGGCCTGACCGTAAAAGCCATTGCTTTGAAATTGAAGATCAAGGAATGTACCGTGAATCATCACAAAAAAGTGATTTTCAACAAATTAGGTGTGCAATCCAGCACAGAAGCTGTTTCAATTGCCAGCCGATTGTCTTATTTATAG
- a CDS encoding ABC transporter ATP-binding protein yields MEPLLKVNDLSVSFHSGESEFQAVGEVSFEVRKGETLGIVGESGSGKSVTARSIMRLLASPPSQMKKGEILFKGVDLANKTQKEMESIRGRDIGMIFQDPMSSLNPTIKVGKQISESLIKHQKVSKREAKKQAIAMMERVGITRSEIRYNQYPHEFSGGMRQRVMIGIALACRPELLIADEPTTALDVTIQAQILNLMKDMQDQLGTSIILITHDLGVVAGMCDRVVVMKEGQIVETGTTTEIFANPKHPYTIRLLNALPRLDQKKKPKPVSLVPRDLEDDQPLLEVKSLRQHFNLGKGNTLKAVNDISFHIRQGETLGVVGESGSGKSTTGRAILRLHEPTGGDVLFKGVPLNRLSASEMKTMRRHMQIIFQDPYASLNPKMRIMDIIGEALDIHQLAGTAAQREKRVEELLEMVGLDPTHAQRYPHEFSGGQRQRIGIARALAVEPEFIVCDEPLSALDVSIQAQIVQLLEELQQRLGLTYLFIAHDLSMVKHISDRVAVMYNGKIVELAESEELYSNPQHAYTKALLSAIPVPDPEVEAKKKRHVVKETARENVEVEDRYNLEHSRWVEVKDGHWVAISS; encoded by the coding sequence ATGGAACCTTTACTGAAAGTTAATGATCTATCTGTCTCGTTTCACTCTGGAGAGAGTGAGTTTCAGGCAGTGGGAGAAGTGAGTTTTGAAGTACGAAAAGGCGAGACGTTGGGCATTGTAGGAGAATCGGGCAGCGGAAAAAGTGTAACAGCACGTTCTATCATGAGGCTGCTTGCATCGCCGCCCTCACAGATGAAAAAAGGGGAGATTCTATTTAAAGGAGTCGACCTCGCCAATAAAACGCAGAAAGAGATGGAGAGCATCCGTGGACGTGATATTGGCATGATCTTTCAGGATCCGATGAGTTCCCTTAATCCGACTATTAAAGTGGGTAAACAGATCTCCGAGAGTCTGATCAAACATCAGAAAGTGTCCAAAAGGGAAGCCAAGAAGCAGGCGATTGCCATGATGGAGCGGGTGGGGATAACTCGCAGCGAAATACGCTACAACCAATATCCGCACGAATTCTCCGGAGGCATGCGTCAGCGGGTCATGATCGGTATTGCACTCGCTTGTCGTCCTGAATTGCTCATTGCCGATGAGCCGACAACCGCACTTGACGTTACGATTCAGGCACAGATTCTTAATTTGATGAAAGATATGCAGGACCAACTGGGTACATCGATTATCCTGATTACACATGATCTGGGCGTAGTGGCAGGTATGTGCGATCGGGTTGTTGTTATGAAGGAAGGACAGATTGTGGAAACGGGGACTACAACAGAGATTTTTGCTAACCCCAAACATCCATATACGATCAGACTTCTGAATGCATTACCACGTCTGGATCAGAAAAAAAAGCCGAAACCCGTATCCTTGGTCCCTAGAGATCTGGAAGACGATCAGCCGTTACTTGAGGTGAAATCGCTCAGACAACATTTTAATCTGGGTAAAGGTAATACCTTAAAGGCTGTTAATGATATCAGTTTCCATATTCGTCAAGGAGAGACACTCGGCGTTGTGGGGGAATCCGGCAGCGGAAAATCAACCACGGGGCGTGCCATTCTGCGATTGCATGAGCCAACAGGTGGAGATGTGCTGTTTAAGGGAGTCCCGCTTAATCGTTTGTCCGCTTCGGAGATGAAGACAATGCGCAGACATATGCAGATTATTTTCCAGGACCCCTATGCATCTCTGAATCCCAAAATGAGAATTATGGATATCATTGGAGAAGCCCTTGATATTCATCAGCTTGCAGGTACTGCCGCTCAGCGGGAGAAGCGGGTGGAGGAATTGCTGGAGATGGTGGGTCTCGATCCCACCCATGCGCAGCGTTATCCGCATGAATTCTCGGGTGGACAGAGGCAGCGGATCGGCATTGCAAGAGCTCTGGCTGTGGAGCCGGAATTCATCGTATGTGATGAGCCGTTGTCTGCACTGGATGTATCGATACAAGCTCAGATCGTACAATTGCTTGAAGAGTTACAGCAGCGACTCGGATTGACGTATCTCTTCATCGCGCATGACTTGTCCATGGTTAAACATATCAGTGACCGAGTGGCTGTCATGTATAACGGGAAAATTGTGGAGCTTGCAGAGAGCGAAGAACTGTATTCCAACCCGCAACATGCCTACACCAAGGCATTGCTGTCTGCTATTCCTGTGCCTGATCCGGAGGTAGAAGCGAAGAAAAAGAGACATGTTGTCAAAGAAACCGCTAGAGAAAATGTTGAAGTAGAGGACCGTTATAATCTGGAACATTCCAGATGGGTAGAAGTCAAGGATGGACATTGGGTCGCAATATCTAGTTAG
- a CDS encoding ABC transporter permease → MNLAESSRLSRLVHNLSFIYGKMLLHPSYRYVLFILGLPINLVVFLIWRSNRKNDGWVAARQAAEQELLASSYRNKLKLEVEEQLRRKHRFFQQQVSEGEFTRQTEEWLEESVQTELKERTSRILQEQGHQRLTMADTFHTLIEKPWFFAISIIPGCLMYSILFLYGNPYLKYIFERILMTVFVILGVATLVFTILYLSPFNPAANILGETATQEQIAAFNQVYGLDQPYLTQLWNNIKGVAFFDLGKSFAGNEDVTATIARKFPITLTLAVISLLLALVIALPIGIISAIKPNSWFDYTFMFIALIGLSIPNFWQGLIFILNFSIKMQWLPATFNPQNWLSIIMPTIVLGTGLTAAVARMTRSSTLEVIHEDYVMTARAKGLSERQVMLKHAVRNALIPIVTVVGLQFGAMLGGAAVTEKVFNISGLGSYIVDKQFIPDIPSIMGGVIYTAITISIINVAVDLLYAFIDPRVRSKMKQY, encoded by the coding sequence TTGAATCTTGCAGAAAGCAGCAGACTCTCGCGGTTGGTACACAATTTAAGTTTTATTTATGGCAAAATGCTGCTTCATCCTTCCTACCGATATGTTCTGTTCATTCTTGGATTACCGATCAATTTGGTCGTGTTTCTAATATGGCGTTCGAATCGAAAAAATGACGGCTGGGTAGCTGCCAGGCAGGCAGCTGAGCAAGAACTGCTCGCTTCTTCCTACCGGAACAAGCTTAAGTTGGAAGTCGAAGAACAGCTGCGTCGCAAACATCGTTTTTTCCAGCAGCAGGTCAGTGAGGGAGAATTCACACGTCAGACCGAGGAATGGTTGGAAGAAAGTGTTCAGACAGAGTTGAAGGAGCGGACGTCCCGCATACTTCAGGAACAAGGACATCAACGACTTACAATGGCCGATACGTTCCACACCCTTATCGAAAAACCATGGTTTTTCGCGATATCCATTATTCCAGGCTGTCTGATGTATAGCATTTTGTTTTTGTATGGCAATCCTTATCTAAAGTACATATTTGAAAGAATACTGATGACGGTATTCGTCATTCTGGGCGTAGCAACACTCGTATTTACGATTTTGTATCTGTCTCCGTTTAACCCGGCAGCTAACATTCTCGGAGAGACAGCGACGCAGGAACAGATTGCAGCATTCAATCAGGTGTATGGCTTGGATCAGCCTTATCTTACACAGCTTTGGAACAATATCAAGGGAGTTGCCTTCTTCGATCTTGGCAAGTCTTTTGCAGGAAATGAAGATGTCACAGCAACGATCGCAAGGAAGTTTCCAATTACATTGACGCTGGCGGTCATCTCCTTGCTACTGGCACTCGTCATTGCATTACCCATTGGTATCATCTCTGCAATTAAGCCTAATTCGTGGTTCGACTACACCTTCATGTTTATTGCTCTGATTGGATTATCGATTCCGAATTTCTGGCAAGGACTTATTTTCATTCTGAACTTTTCGATCAAAATGCAGTGGCTTCCCGCCACATTCAACCCGCAGAACTGGCTGTCGATTATTATGCCAACCATTGTTCTGGGTACGGGACTCACAGCTGCGGTGGCTCGGATGACCCGTTCTTCTACACTGGAAGTCATTCATGAGGATTATGTCATGACCGCCCGTGCCAAGGGGTTAAGCGAACGTCAGGTCATGCTAAAACACGCTGTACGCAATGCATTGATTCCCATCGTAACTGTGGTTGGACTTCAATTTGGAGCCATGCTGGGTGGGGCAGCGGTAACGGAGAAAGTGTTTAATATCAGCGGTCTCGGTAGTTACATTGTGGATAAGCAATTTATCCCCGATATTCCGAGTATCATGGGCGGAGTAATCTACACAGCGATTACGATCTCCATTATTAATGTAGCGGTTGATCTGCTGTACGCTTTTATTGATCCAAGAGTGCGTTCCAAGATGAAACAATATTAA